Genomic segment of Anopheles darlingi chromosome X, idAnoDarlMG_H_01, whole genome shotgun sequence:
TCAACCGATCGCCATCGTTGATGATGTCACGATaggcaaccaaacaaaccaagtGAGTTCGCGTGGGTGATGAGTACCTTGAGAGAGAGCGGTGCCGGTGCCCCCGTTCAGTTCATTTGCTCCGTTCGTATCATCCACGCGACTACCATGACGTGGCGTGCCTGGTGGGTGGCTTGGCCTAGGCGCAACGCTTCAGCTCCAGCGCCCCTTGCACACCGCGATCATTCATACCTTATATGGTTGCTTCTCCAATCGCCAGTCTCGTGTTCCACTGTGCCCAGGCCGCCCGCCCGCCTGCacacctgctgctgtcgttgcgcCTAGAGGGGCAGCCGGTTGCGagttgattgttaaaaacctACTCACATCGTCATCCGGTGACGACTGACTCGTTTTGAGCTCGCGGCCTAAACTGCGAACCTTTTTAGGGAGTGTGGTACGATCGCGGTGTGGCTGCCGAAGCACGTCCAGTGGTCGTCCAAATATTGACCCAGCGCTTGACGGTGTGACGGTGGCGAGTGttatacacatacacacacacacacttacctcATCACCTGTGCTCGCGGTTGATCCAACGTCGAACGTCAAGCAACTTCGTGTGTTTGCTAGCGGGTGTCGGTCTCGATCATTCGTTGTCGACGCCATCGCCACATCACACCACAAGGAcatgccacaacaacaacaacaacaataccacGAGAACGGACGCGCCGCGTTCCGGCAGTGTGAGATCGAAATGATCTCGAGACAAGCGGTGGATGATGTTACCGTCCCCCTCCGAAGTGTCCCGCTTATGGAATTTGATCCACAAATCTTTTCAGTGTTCTTTGCCTGGGGGGAGGCATAGCTAAATTTAAACCCCCTGGCCCAACGCCAACAGGCAATGGCGACAGGCCAAACGTATCGTGAAGGTTAGAGGAGTCAGGATCTGGCGCTTCGGCGCCCCTGAAGCCGGCGGCCTGCCAGGGGTTGCCGTATGGActgtttttgcttcctttacGTAATGGAGTTACATTCGTTACCATCGCTTGTTCCGTTCATTAGTCGCTCGTTTTGAGGTCACGTTTCTCTCTAGATAGCATTGCGTTTTGCTGTGCCCCGTGCGTATCACTATTGCATGCTATTTACTTGTTTTCTTATCGAAACATTATCATTTCGACGTTTATTTCTGTAGCGAGTCAGTTCTTTCCGGTTTTTTCATTCTAGCTTTTATTTACTCCCTTGCCCGGTGTGAACCGATCAGTAATCCCTGGAATGCTCTCTAACACTCGTTTCAGTACCGCCACCTCTAACGCGACTACCTCAGCGAAGCCGCATTCGCAAACGCAAAGTGCCTCGGACATAAGCTCCCCGTTGATCCAGGTAAGGCGCTGCTGTCGGTAACGGACCGCTGCCAGGCTAACGAGCAAGTTCGACTGATTCGATCCTTTACCTATTCTTTCCCCACAGGATGAGGGAGATAACAAGGTGCTGAAGCTGCGCTTCGATGTTAGCCAGTACGCACCGGAGGAGATCGTGGTGAAGACGGTCGACAACAAGCTGCTGGTACACGCGAAGCACGAGGAGAAATCGGATACCAAGTCGGTGTACAGGGAGTACAACCGCGAGTTTCTGCTGCCGAAGGGTTGCAACCCGGAGCTGATTAAGTCGTCCCTCAGCAAGGATGGCGTGCTGACGGTTGACGCACCCCTGCCGCCGCAGGCGCTGACTGCCGGCGAAACGATGATTCCGATCGCGCACAACTAAGTGACCGACTAACGGTACCGAAGACGGATGACTTGTGGGCGTGTGTAGGGTGCTCCGGAGCCGAACCAAGATACAACCTTAACCTTCTTCccccatccaaccatccattttcttcctttccccaGTTTGGGTGACAATACCTGAGAGTGTAATTGCGACTTTGCTATTGCGCTTTCCGGTTTGGCACAATTgctctgttgtgtgtgtcggtgtgttatTGATGCACCCTTGAGTGGTACGAAGGTCGTGGTCAATCCtccgccggtgctggtgctggaaggggattcgttttttttccttcagaGCACCCGGCCCCTGCTAGTGGCCGCGGTTGCTTTTCATCGGGAGTTTTCTTTGCTCCGAACGATCACGTGTATCCGGTTGTGGCCTTATCCGCGACAGTTTGTGCTTTTGCATGCGCCCTGCTCAACCTTCCATCCCCTCAGTACAGACGGCAGCAACAATCAGGCAGCAGGCAAATGACTGCGccgccacaacagcaacacatacaacacaacgagcatttgatttaattttattagttttatCCTAAGGCGAGAAAGGTTTAcataacaaacaacaaataaataaatgaaacaaaacgccGGTGCGCGGAACGAGTAGTGCAGCTTCGAATTGAACTTTGCCACGAGTatcgatattttatttttactttgtAACCATTTTGCTTGAATAAATATGTGCAACGTGCTTTTAACATAACATTTGCCGCCGTTACCTAtgttttgaatgaaatatgGCAACTATTGATCAAATCCTACTGGGCGTACCTACTCCTCCGAAATTGTGTGAAAACGATGTGTCCCCAGTCACAAGTAATATGTTTTTATGTCGGTAAAATGAAACTTGTGTAATAAAGAAAGAATTGAGAAAGGCAACCAATCACTACTTGCTTGCGTGAGAATGTTTGTTAACAAAACACGTTAATGCTATTGAGAACGCACCCTATCGGTCACTTTGCAAAtgaattaaatatttttactTACAGAATCCAGGGATAGACAACTACCCAAAAACAATGGTTactgatgatggtaatgataataatgatatGATATGATATATCTCAAAGGgtacaacaaacaaccgactGGTCTGGTTCGAGAGTATCAATGGATAAACAGTGAAGGAGTCGCACGTATTAGCATGtaagttttgttttcaattaacaTTTGATACGCTAGAAAACGCCGGTACCAACGAGGAGACACTGACCGCGCGTGCGACCTGCTTTATCGTAGGGCATTGCGCTAAACTGATAAAACAGAACGGAGAGTATTATTATTCGCCCGCAATAGCACTAGCGGGAATGATGGTCGTTACACCGTTAGAAACGACCGTTTTGATGTTGCCTGCTTGGTACCTGGAATCGCAACGGAGCAGCGGGAGGCTGGGCAGCCGAAGGTGCCCTCGGTCGTCCGTGTCCGAATACGAAACCGAAGACTGAGGACCGTTCGGTGAAACGGCAAGCGCAACGATTTTCGTTGCTGACCCTTGTATCCATTGACTCAGAAAACCTGGTTGCTGGTTTCCTAATGCGTTATTGGACAGGATTAACAGGGGGGTTAACAGTTAATGTCCTTTGTATTAGCGGTTCGCCAATGAAATGATTAGTAAATTCGTACTCGTAGCCGTAAGGTAGGTGTCCTGCTACTAGAAGGAAAGGTAAAAAAAGGGGTGGGTACGCCGTCCAGGAACGGAAGCGGCTCGGTAGAGGAACggatccaccatcatcagcctgGCTGCCGCCCACTGTCTTCGGTACGCGGAATAGAACATATAGCGTGGCCGAAAGAATGGGATCGAAGATAGGGATACAAAACCAGCTCGTGTTTCCTCGCCAGCGCGCTGATCATGCGCTGCTCGGTTCCCCTTTTTGTCcgtttcggttggttcggtttcggctcGCTGAGCTCGCGCTCGTCGTCCCATCATCGTCCtggtcgtcctcgttgtcgtcggccTCTCGTTTGCCGCAGCACGACACGGCACTTTATCGAAGCATTCCTTTCGGTGCGGTTCACAGGCTTTCCGTTCGGTGGTCAGTGTGTCGGGGCTTCGGGGCTAGAGTAGTGTGTTTGGGCGCTCGAGCGACCTGATCCTGTCAAACCCACCAGCGGTGGGTGTGCAGTGTTTCGCAGCCGCACCAGCCAGTGTTCCAGTGTTCGGTGAGCCGCCCTAGCTAGTAGTACGGAATCTGGGCCCCCGGGGTGTCGGATgaaccattgttgttgttgggcgcTGCGCGGGCtcattcggttcggtgataCACACGTGCATCGGGCGTGTGGGTTGTTCCAAAGCAGcgtaaggtgtgtgtgtgtgtatggtaagGGGCCGTGTCCGTGGGGTAGGCTACACCGCAATACATAGATACGCGATCGTGACCGCATCCTGCCTGCAACACTCAACAaaaatcaaccatcaaccgggTCTTCGATTCTTTCCAGGGTTAGGGGTTGCACTGCTACTACTCACCTTCCTATCGTTAGCTTAgtcgccaccggtggtggtcatcCCGTCCCGATAACATTCCCTTTCTTTGGCTGCATCGGCAGCAAATTGAAGCCTCCTTCATCCCTGTCGTCTTGTCGCGTTGTCCTGCGGGGAGGGGGCGATAGAAAATTAGATAGTGTGCAACAAAACGATCAACCAAATTTAGACACCCGTGCAATCGGCATCCAATCATCATACACTAGATTTGCAGGCAGCTGCTTGTCGCTGCttggcactgcactgcacaggCACTGTATATCGATCGGTAAGGACCGGTCATAACTAAACGATTCTTCTtccactccccctccctctgccCCCCGCACTTCCCTTTAAAGCACTTAAAACAGTCCTAGCAACCAGTTGCCAACAGTGAGTGTTCCGTCGGTCGATCACAGTGTGGGAAGAGTGACTCAACCCGTCCGCCCCGGTTGCGTTGCGGTGATCCCTCCCTCTGTCCGCTGTCCCACGTGCCGCAGGAATGCTGCAATCACTTCAACCGGCGGTGGTAGGACCGGCGttcgggatgctgctggtcacGGTCGCCATCGCAACCTGCATCGAACCGGCCCAGGGCCGTGCGGTAAGTAACACTGTGTTCACTGTATTGGCGTGCGTTGGGTGCGCTGCGAAAGGGGTAAACCTTAAACCTTAAAACACTCGCGCACAAGGCATTTGATTGGTGTTGAACCGGATCCTGGCCGGATGTCCACTTACCtctggttgctgttggccATTCGGCGGGTTCACGtaggctcgctggctcgctggcttgctggctggctggagtgcGCGGGATTgcgcgtgtgttgtgtttgtttctttaGTTTCGCTATCGTCGTCCCGCTCGAATCCTCGGAGAGCCTCGCAAATGTCACGCACTAGGCGCTTatcgttctctcgttctcccGTTTTCGCGTTGTCTCGTTTTTCTCCTCTCCACCAGGGTGACGCGATGTAGGTGACAGTGTGTGGGCGCCAGCAATATTTTTCGacgaaaaataaatgttttaatgttatttTATTGGCTATCACAGCGCCACAGGGCGCATCGAGTGGCCCAAAAGGGCACCGCACAGGGGACACAAGGGACCTGGAACGGTCCGGGCCGCGGgggccgcaccgcaccgcacgcgcacacacaggatCACCGCAGGAACGCGTTTTTCGCATGCGCATCGCAAGCGCAACAAGGGCCCCTGGGGTATGTTGAGCACTGCGCGAACCGTGGTTTCGCTATGCTAGACGCAGGATACACCCGACTAATGGCGTGGTATATTCGGCATCTGGCATCCAATAATTCACTTCACAAATGCCCCGGCATCGAtcattcggtgtgtgtgtgtttgaggctTCATTGGGCTTCGGCGCATGCGGCGGATGGTCGGTCGAGCAGCGGCGACCGTAGGAGCGCGGTCGATCGACTCTCGAATGCCGTGCCCCGGGTCTCGCGGGTGTGTGCGGCCGTCACCGGGCCGTCCCGGAGACCCATTTATGATGATAAATCTGCTCCTGCTTTTTGGTGTGCCCGGTTGACATGCGACAACACGGCGTTCACTGTATTGGCGTGCGTTGGGTGCGCTGCGAAAGGGGTAACCTTAAAAACCCTCGCGCACAAGGCATTTGATTGGCGTTGAATCGGATCCTGGCCGGATGTCCACTTACCtctggttgctgttggccATTCGGCGGGTTCACGtaggctcgctggctggctggctggctggagtgcGCGGGATTgcgcgtgtgttgtgtttgtttctttaGTTTCGCTATCGTCGTCCCGCTCGAATCCTCGGAGAGCCTCACAAATGTCACGCACTAGGCGCTTatcgttctctcgttctcccGTTTTCGCGTTGTCTCGTTTTTCTCCTCTCCACCAGGGTGACGCGATGTAGGTGACAGTGTGTGGGCGCCAGCAATATTTTTCGacgaaaaataaatgttttaatgttatttTATTGGCTACCACAGCGCCACAGGGCGCATCGAGTGGCCCAAAAGGGCACCGCACAGGGGACACAAGGGACCTGCAACGGTCCGGGCCGCGGgggccgcaccgcaccgcacgcgcacacacaggatCACGCAGGAACGCGTTTTTCGCATGCGCATCGCAAGCGCAACAAGGGCCCCTGGGGTATGTTGAGCACTGCGCGAACCGTGGTTTCGCTATGCTAGACGCAAGATATTCCCGACTAATGGCGTGGTGAATTTTGCGCATAGCATCAATAATTCACTTCACAAATGCCCCGGCATCGAtcattcggtgtgtgtgtgtttgaggctTCATTGGGCTTCGGCGCATGCGGCGGATGGTCGGTCGAGCAGCGGCGACCGTAGGAGCGCGGTCGATCGACTCTCGAATGCCATGCCCCGGGTCTCGCGGGTGTGTGCGGCCGTCCCGGAGACCCATTTATGATGATAAATCTGCTCCTCCTTTTTGGTGTGCCCGGTTGAGATGCAGTGATTCGCTGCGtcaccgcacgcacacacacacgcaatttGGCCCGTTTGGCTTTTTCGGCGCATgccgtccacacacacatacacacacacacacacacacacacacacacacacacacacaccgctgtGCTGGAGCGCAGTTCCTAACCTCG
This window contains:
- the LOC125949933 gene encoding heat shock protein beta-1 isoform X2; amino-acid sequence: MADNGNKRNIPIKLGDFSVIDTEFSSIRERFDSEMRKMEEEMAKFRSDLMNRESSFFETSTATSNATTSAKPHSQTQSASDISSPLIQDEGDNKVLKLRFDVSQYAPEEIVVKTVDNKLLVHAKHEEKSDTKSVYREYNREFLLPKGCNPELIKSSLSKDGVLTVDAPLPPQALTAGETMIPIAHN
- the LOC125949933 gene encoding heat shock protein beta-1 isoform X1, which translates into the protein MADNGNKRNIPIKLGDFSVIDTEFSSIRERFDSEMRKMEEEMAKFRSDLMNRESSFFETSFSSKKMATSSSTATSNATTSAKPHSQTQSASDISSPLIQDEGDNKVLKLRFDVSQYAPEEIVVKTVDNKLLVHAKHEEKSDTKSVYREYNREFLLPKGCNPELIKSSLSKDGVLTVDAPLPPQALTAGETMIPIAHN